In a genomic window of Amycolatopsis japonica:
- a CDS encoding family 43 glycosylhydrolase: protein MMRRALIAVLCGVGLLTAGPSATAETGPRDESLDFRFPAADLMRIPETNTYVAVGASVPGKKLPYTKVEFSGGTFQRRGAVDGDAWDGVTFPAGYWARPDSPLWTPALFAHQEDGRVVYYVFYSAALPGSEPAGQAKHCIGYATSLRATGGFVANADPLFCPDRGWAIDADVSRGQGEVWLTLRNGAWTQDRVTALGAAKLDFDRSRHVRRIPEADAKKLIDNANLEWTHHNSPSDDVLTIENPNAVRIDGDWYLFYSGNNWYANRYSTGVAYCGTALTDNRCTPMAEQRAYFSYEPDPEGEPRFRPGLPDKFRKKNLPGNKRGPGAFNAFQAPDGSWWASWNYITDASPLPQEDPSPERRSRIGRLTKTGSGATAEFSVSW from the coding sequence ATGATGCGGCGCGCCCTGATCGCCGTCCTGTGCGGCGTCGGCCTCCTGACGGCCGGGCCGAGCGCCACCGCCGAAACCGGGCCCCGCGACGAGTCGCTGGACTTCCGCTTCCCGGCGGCGGATCTGATGCGGATTCCGGAGACGAACACCTACGTCGCGGTCGGCGCGAGCGTCCCAGGCAAGAAGCTTCCGTACACGAAGGTCGAGTTCAGCGGCGGAACCTTTCAGCGCCGAGGCGCCGTCGACGGCGACGCCTGGGACGGCGTCACGTTCCCCGCGGGCTATTGGGCGAGACCGGACTCTCCACTGTGGACACCGGCGTTGTTCGCGCATCAGGAGGACGGCCGTGTCGTCTACTACGTCTTCTACAGCGCGGCGCTGCCCGGTTCCGAGCCTGCCGGGCAGGCCAAACACTGTATCGGCTACGCGACCTCGTTGCGGGCCACGGGCGGGTTCGTCGCCAACGCGGATCCGCTGTTCTGCCCGGATCGCGGGTGGGCGATCGACGCCGACGTGAGCAGGGGACAGGGCGAGGTCTGGCTGACCCTGCGCAACGGCGCCTGGACGCAAGACCGCGTCACCGCCCTCGGTGCCGCCAAACTGGACTTCGACCGGTCCCGCCACGTGCGGCGGATACCGGAAGCCGACGCGAAGAAGCTCATCGACAACGCGAACCTCGAGTGGACGCACCACAACAGCCCGTCCGACGACGTCCTCACGATCGAGAATCCCAACGCCGTCCGCATCGACGGGGACTGGTACCTCTTCTACTCGGGGAACAACTGGTACGCGAACCGGTACTCCACGGGCGTCGCCTACTGCGGAACCGCGCTGACGGACAACCGGTGCACCCCGATGGCCGAGCAGCGCGCGTACTTCTCCTACGAGCCCGACCCGGAGGGAGAGCCGCGGTTCCGGCCGGGACTGCCGGACAAGTTCCGCAAGAAGAACCTGCCGGGCAACAAACGAGGCCCTGGCGCGTTCAACGCTTTCCAGGCACCCGACGGATCGTGGTGGGCTTCGTGGAACTACATCACCGACGCGAGCCCGTTGCCGCAGGAGGATCCTTCTCCGGAACGGCGGAGCCGGATCGGTCGATTGACGAAAACCGGCAGCGGGGCCACGGCCGAGTTCAGCGTGAGCTGGTGA
- a CDS encoding DsbA family protein: protein MTKNTKVSLTVVAVVIAVVAALLVFTNLGEDTPTAQADAPPVVPASILVRPDSHRLSDPPGSKVTVVEFLDLECEACGAAFPGVERLRAEYGDRVTFVMRYFPIPSHRNAELAARAVEAAGEQGRLEPMYRLMFEKQPEWGDQQVSHRETFLGFARQLGLDLKAFETALDDQVIVGRVLADRTDGANIGVEGTPTFFVNGVKFSGSPSYQGLKAAIDRELAK from the coding sequence ATGACCAAGAACACCAAGGTTTCCCTGACGGTCGTGGCCGTCGTGATCGCAGTCGTGGCCGCGTTGCTCGTCTTCACCAATCTCGGTGAAGACACCCCGACCGCCCAAGCGGACGCGCCTCCGGTGGTGCCCGCGTCGATCCTCGTCCGGCCCGACAGCCACCGGCTCTCCGATCCGCCGGGCAGCAAGGTGACCGTCGTGGAGTTCCTCGACCTCGAATGCGAGGCGTGCGGCGCCGCCTTCCCGGGCGTCGAGCGGCTCCGAGCCGAGTACGGCGACCGGGTCACGTTCGTCATGCGCTATTTCCCCATCCCCAGTCACCGGAACGCCGAGCTCGCCGCCCGGGCCGTGGAGGCGGCGGGTGAACAGGGCAGGCTCGAACCGATGTACCGCCTGATGTTCGAGAAGCAGCCGGAGTGGGGCGACCAGCAAGTCTCCCATCGTGAGACCTTCCTCGGCTTCGCGCGGCAGCTGGGCCTCGATCTGAAAGCGTTCGAGACCGCGTTGGACGACCAGGTCATCGTCGGCCGGGTGCTGGCCGACCGCACCGACGGCGCGAACATCGGCGTCGAGGGCACACCGACGTTCTTCGTCAACGGCGTGAAGTTCTCGGGCTCGCCGTCCTATCAGGGTCTCAAGGCGGCCATCGACCGGGAACTGGCCAAGTGA
- a CDS encoding endonuclease/exonuclease/phosphatase family protein: MKHSRRKAFALALLVPLATLVAVPGAEAATERTIKVVTYNVGDAGGLKADLVRLLETERPAVLGLQEVADREDVVREAAAATGYVAIYETDRRAIKHNAILVRGNMTITGHGAGEISPASKVDPSTPGTGPAEPGDCGCWVPPKYVNWVRVGGAGFEWVVGVVHLTPSAQRFELNRELHNLQVRNTADWFSSRAAEPIVMGDFNAEPGSDLMTGLRRVADSYSAPSHDGRSIDHVWAKKDSTGSAVDALGGYGSDHRPVRARVTVTR; this comes from the coding sequence ATGAAGCATTCGAGGCGCAAGGCTTTCGCGCTGGCCCTGCTCGTACCGCTCGCCACGCTCGTCGCGGTGCCCGGCGCTGAGGCCGCGACCGAACGCACGATCAAGGTCGTCACCTACAACGTGGGCGACGCGGGCGGGCTCAAGGCCGACCTCGTCCGTCTCCTCGAGACCGAACGTCCCGCCGTCCTGGGACTGCAGGAGGTCGCCGACCGCGAGGACGTCGTGCGGGAGGCCGCGGCGGCGACGGGCTATGTCGCCATCTACGAGACCGACCGCCGCGCGATCAAGCACAACGCCATCCTGGTGCGCGGCAACATGACCATCACCGGCCATGGCGCGGGCGAGATCTCACCAGCGTCCAAAGTGGACCCGTCCACGCCCGGTACCGGCCCCGCCGAACCCGGTGACTGCGGCTGCTGGGTGCCGCCCAAGTACGTCAACTGGGTGCGGGTGGGAGGCGCGGGCTTCGAGTGGGTCGTCGGTGTGGTGCACCTGACCCCGTCCGCGCAACGGTTCGAGCTCAACCGCGAACTGCACAACCTGCAGGTCCGCAACACCGCGGACTGGTTCTCCTCGCGGGCGGCCGAGCCGATCGTCATGGGGGACTTCAACGCCGAGCCGGGTTCGGATCTGATGACCGGGCTGCGGCGCGTGGCCGATTCCTACAGCGCGCCGAGCCACGACGGCAGGTCCATCGACCACGTGTGGGCGAAAAAGGACTCGACCGGGTCCGCTGTGGACGCCCTCGGCGGCTACGGGAGCGACCACCGGCCGGTGCGTGCCCGTGTGACGGTGACCCGATGA
- a CDS encoding vitamin K epoxide reductase family protein, which translates to MKPFAVRATPWVLLAGGAIGLLASFVLTIEKFRLLKDFSYNPTCSINPVLSCGSIMKTPQAELFGFPNPLLGIAGFGVVVTTGVVLLGGARLPRWYWLGLQIGSALGVVFVHWLMIQSLYVIGALCPYCMVVWAVTIAVFWYTTLHNLHKGPEVRAAIRYHSVVLVVWYAAITVAVLQAFWSYWTTLV; encoded by the coding sequence GTGAAGCCGTTCGCCGTCCGGGCGACGCCGTGGGTCCTGCTCGCCGGCGGCGCGATCGGGCTGCTGGCCTCGTTCGTCCTCACCATCGAGAAGTTCCGTCTGCTCAAGGACTTCTCCTACAACCCGACCTGCAGTATCAACCCGGTCCTCAGCTGCGGCTCGATCATGAAGACGCCGCAGGCGGAACTGTTCGGCTTCCCGAACCCGTTACTGGGGATCGCGGGATTCGGCGTCGTCGTCACGACCGGGGTCGTGCTGCTCGGCGGGGCGCGGCTCCCGCGGTGGTACTGGCTGGGCCTCCAGATCGGCTCGGCGCTCGGTGTCGTGTTCGTGCACTGGCTGATGATCCAGAGCCTGTACGTCATCGGCGCGTTGTGCCCCTACTGCATGGTCGTGTGGGCGGTCACCATCGCCGTCTTCTGGTACACGACCCTGCACAACCTCCACAAAGGACCGGAGGTGAGGGCGGCGATCCGGTACCACAGCGTGGTGCTCGTGGTCTGGTACGCCGCCATCACCGTCGCGGTCCTGCAGGCCTTCTGGAGTTACTGGACGACGCTCGTCTGA